Below is a genomic region from Echinicola rosea.
GGTAAGGAGAAGGATTGGCAGAAAAAGCCCAAAGGATCGTTTAAGTCTATGCATTACCTGAGTGGTTGGTTTTAGGTAAACAACGTAAAATTACTGCATTATGATTTCGGAAGAAAGTTATTTGTCAAAACCCATGACAAATGTAGTGATTTAGATACAGGATCCTTTGGTGAAATGTGGTTTAGTCCGTGCAAATGCATGCAAGTTGCTTAATTCTATATCCTTGATGGATGTATGTGCGCTTCACAAATGGGCTAGGGGATTACAAATCCCGAACAGCCATAGTGATGAGTTGAAAACTCAAATCCACCTGGTTCCGCTGCCCAGCTGCCGGAACAACTGTGCAATTGTATATTTATTAACCTCAGCTCGATTATAAAATCGTCACTGCGAGGCTTAGAGGGAGATGTGAGGGGTGGAAGCCGTGGCAGCTCGCCGCGGCGAGTTGCCACACCCTTTTCCAACCCACATCCTCCTTAAAAGGGTTCGCAATGACGATTTTAATACTAAAATTAAGTCGAACTCAGGTTATTACTTTTCAAGTTTCGCATTTGAAATGCGAACTGTTGAGAAAGGCATTTGGGCTCTATATGGATTATAGTGGGTGAAGCCCATGGTAAATTTCCCGTCCCACGTTTTCGGTTTTAGCCGCATTTCCCCCCCTATTTCCCTGTGAAGGAAGCCCATCGTTTTAACAGTAAGAAATTTTCTTATATAAGACCATGTCAATATTCGTCCCCCCAGAAATAAGGCTTGACCCACAGTGTCGGGGCTCGTGTGTTCGAGAATAGCTTGGCCTGGACAAAGCGGTTGATACCAAAAGCGCTCAAACCTTTTCAGGCCTGAGCGCTTTGATTTATCAATTGGTGGTTTTTTTTATACAAAGGCAAAGAAAATCAGCCATGTAATAATCAATACCGGTAGTAGGATAGGAATCGAAAACCGGATGATATACCCAAAAAAGGAAGGCATCTTGATGCCGGATTGCTCGGCGATAGACTTCACCATAAAGTTTGGTCCATTTCCGATGTAGGTCATCGCTCCAAAGAATACGGAGGCAATGGATATTGCCATCAGCTGAAAGGCCGAGTCATGGTATCCATCCATAGCAAACTTCCTGACCATTTCCACATCACCAATACTTGCTCCCCTAGAGGCCATTGCTGCGGCAAGGAAGTTAAGGTAAGTCGGTGCATTATCCAGAAATCCTGAGAGTAGGCCTGTACCCCAATAGAGGCTGTTATGGGTAATGAGTTCCGCTCCTGCCGGTGACTTGGCAAAATTCCCCACCAGCTCCAAGGCCGGCATCATTGTGCCAAAGATCCCGATAAATATAAAGGCGACTTCCCGAATGGGCTCGAAGTTAAATTCATTGCCTTTGATGGCCCTTTTATCAGCAAACTTAAAGGAAAAGAACGCTACGGAAAACATGATGATTTCCCGGATAAAGGAGAACTTGGTGCCATCATATACAATCGCCGGCACCCAATCCAGTACATTGGGATCCAAGAATACAGAGATGATTACCACCAGTAGCCACAGAAAGTTTTTGGATCCGATAAGGGAGATTTTGTTTGTATAAGCCTCGGTGTCCTCGATTTCTTCGTCATTGGCCGCACGGCCAAGTTTCTTGTCGATGAAGAAGAATGCCACAGAAAGAATGATGAGGGCAATCACCCAAGCGGGCCAGTTATGTTCCATGGTCCAGAAGAACGGAACACCCTTGAGAAAACCTAAGAACAGTGGAGGATCACCGATCGGTGTGAGGGAGCCTCCGACATTACTCACCATAAAAATGAAGAATACAATGTGGTAAGCACGGATGTTATTTTTATTTAAACGAATAAAAGGCCTGATAAGTAACATGGAAGCACCAGTGGTACCGATCAAGTTAGCAATGATAGATCCTACGATCAGCAGGGTGACATTAGCCAGTGGTGTGGATTTTTTGTCAATGCTGATCATGATCCCACCTGAGGCAATGTACAGTGACGCAAGCAGCGCAATGAACTGCAGGTACTCGGCCAGTGCGTGTACTGGAGCATGCGTATTGTGCATGGCGAAAATATAATATAGCACTACCAAAGCAGCTAGGATAATGGCCACTTTAGGGTAGTTGTGATGCCAGAAATGCTCATAAAACAGCGGTCCTGTAGCGATCATGAGCAGCAGTACCACAAAGGGAATGACCAGCCATACCGGTGCATGGGCATGTTCCGCTTCTCCTTCAGCATGGGCGCCTGCATGTCCTGTGTCGGACTGATGATCATTTTGGTCTTCGTGTCCTTCCTGATGTGCTGATACTTCTGTCTCTTGGTGACTGTTTTGAGCCATGAGACTGGCTGAGCCTGTATAAAACATTGCCCCCCAAATAATCCCAAAAGCAATAATAATGTTCTTCATTAAAATAGAATTAGATTAATTCGTCTTAGGTTTTGATTCTTTTTTCCGCTAGGGATAAAAGTAGTTGAAGGAATACGCGCCCCTAAACTACAGAATTTGAACCAAACCCACCAAAATAAATTCATATGGTCGGAATAAATTAATTTTATGTTAATCTTTATTCCTGATAAGTAGTTTTTATCGTTATACAAGTTGGCGCAGCGCTATTTCAAATGATTTTTCAGCAATTCCCGTTTTAGAGGGATGCTCATCAGCGGTTTTTTTCATTGCCTTGAAGATTGTCTGGCGGACATCTTCAAAGATGGCCTGGTCAGTCACTTGACTATGGTCTTCCATAAGATAAGCAAATGTCCGGGCCATGCCACAGTTGGCGATAAAGTCGGGAATTAGCCCGATCCTTTCGTCAGCTGAAAGTGCTATAGGGCCAAAAAAGATTTCTTCGTCAGCAAATGGCACATTGGCTCCGCATGAAATCACTTCCAGTCCACCCTTGATAAGGCGATCCAGCTGCGCTTGTGTGACCAGTCTGGAGGCAGCGGCAGGAATAAATATTTCATGTTCCAAATCCCAGACAATTTGATCCATGGCCTTGAATGGGATTAATTTATCTGCGACGAGTTTATTGCCTTTTCTGTCCAAGAACAGCTTTCGTACTTCATCCAATGTAAATCCGTCCGTATTGATCAACCCTCCTGCCTGATCGATGATTCCGACGATTTTGACGCCCTCGACGGCTAAGAAGCAGGCCGCAGAGGAGGCGACATTTCCCCAGCCTTGGATGATGGCGCGTTTACCTTTCAGTGTACCACCCCAAAGCGTATAGTAATGCTTTACTGCTTCTGCTACTCCAAATCCGGTAATCATATCCGAAACCGTATATTTTTTTTTGCCGTCAGGCGTATAATGAGGGTCTTCGAGTACCTTGGATACACCTTGGCGTAACCGACCGATCTTTCTGATTTTCTGTGGCTCCGTAGCGTGAAAATACCCGTTTACGATGCCTTCCTGAGGGTGCCAGAGTCCGTATGACTCTGTAATGGGTATTACCTCGTGTATTTCATCAACGTACAAATCCCCTCCAGTGCCATAATAATTCTTCAGTAAAGGTATAACCGCCTCAAACCACCTTCTCAGGACCTCTTCTTTTCGCGGGTCATTGGGGTCGAAGTTGATCCCGGATTTTGCTCCCCCGATGGGAGGGCCTGAGACCGTAAATTTTATCTCCATCGTCTTGGCCAGAGATTCTACTTCACGCCTGTCCAGTCCAGCTCGCATTCGAGTGCCTCCCCCTGCTGCTCCGTTTCGAAGGGAATTGATCACTACCCAGCCTTCAGCCTCGGACTTGCTGTCACTCCATTCGAAAACAATTTCAGGCTTTTTGTCCTCAAACCGTTTGAGTAGTTTGTCCATACGATAAGATTTATCGGGTTGCACAAAAATATAAAAAATTCATAATTGGGCTATTTTTATAGCTGTTCATTCAGTGATTTTTGTTAAAAAAGTAAAAACAGGTTGTTTTTTGTGCTTATAACTTCAGGTTGGTATAAAGTACGGGTTTTCATGGCTGTTTTATTTGGGTTGTACATTAGGTTAGTAGTCTTTTGGAGACCAAGGAATAATCCCATTAATGTAAGAAAAAGTATTCAAATTACCCTGAATTTACTGAAACTAGCAGGTATTGATCGTGAGGGGTGGCGACACAAAGCGCAAAGTATAAAAGTATCCCTAAAGACTTAGAAGTGATGTTTTTCTTCCTTGGGTTTTGTCTCCTGTGTATTGGATGGGAGGTGTCATGGGTAGTGGACACCTCCACAACTGTCCCTTGAAGCCCCAGTCACCGATGCAAAGGTATTCACCTCATTGTTCAATTTTAGCACCCCCAGAAAGGCAAAAATCAACGCTTCCTTAAATTCTACGATGGACCTGTCCGGGACCACGACTTCAATATGATTCCCGAGTCTTTTCTGTAGTTGGCCGATAAAAAAGGCATTGTATGCACCACCTCCCGAGACGAGGAGTTTGCCCTTATGTGGAGGAAAGAGCTGCTGAACCACCTTGGCGATCTGCTCGGTATAGTGTGCCACCAATGTCGCCAAGAGATCTTCCTCCGTATCATTTTGTTGCTTTAATAAAGGTAGGAAAATACCTTCCATTTCTTCCCGTCCAAGGGATTTGGCTCCTTGATGAGTATAAAAATCGATGGCGTTTAGCTGAGCGAGAAAGGCGGTGTTGACCTTTCCGGCTGCCGCGAGATTCCCCTGGTCATCATACGGTAATCCTTTTTTTGCCGCAACTTCATTGAGCAGTAGGTTGAAAGGCGACACATCAAAAGCCAAGCGCTGCCCTTGGTGCATCATGGAGATATTGGAAATGCCTCCAAGGTTAAGGCAGCCTTCATAATCCGGGAACAGGAAGTGGTCACCGGCGGGCGCCAGTGGCGCCCCTTGCCCGCCAAGTGCTACATCCAGGCTCCTAAAGTCATTTATTACCGGAAATCCAGCTTTTTCCCTTAAGCTCCAGCCTAAACCGATTTGTTTGGTCATGCCGAGGCTTGGCTGGTGGAAAACCGTGTGGCCATGTGAACAGACGACGGCTGGTCTTAATTGGTGTTTATGACAGAATGCCTTTACCTGTTTGCCCATCCAAGCTCCAAAATCCACATCCAGCAGGGACAATTGCTCACCTGACAGGAGATGTGACTGGCTGAGCTTTTTAGCAAGTGCAGCTGGAAAAGCCACCGTTTCGGCTTCTACGATCGTAAACTCCCATTTGTCGTTTTGCTGGAAGCAGCAGTGCGCGATATCAAGACCATCTCCCGAGGTTCCGGACATCAGTCCGATGGCTTCATACGTATCGGAGGACTTCATAAGGGTTAAAGTTTGTTAAAAATGAAAGCTTAAAGTTAATTTTAATCAACGTATTTCAAACGGACTTTTTAAAATCCTTAATTTAGGGTCGAAATTCGGGATAATGTTTTTTGTAGGAAACATCCTGAACGGTAAGTAAATGTAGGAGACTTTCGAAGAAGGAGTATTGAAAAATTTGGTCATCGACATTGGCAATACGCGTATAAAATCGGCTTTGTTTCATGGTGAAGAGTTGGTGGAGGATTGCGTAGAGGAGTATTTGGATGAATTGCTATTGAGGATCAGTTCGTGGGAATTTGACCATGCCATGGTCAGTTCTGTAAGGTGGTCGAGAAAGGAGCTGGAAGTGCTGCTTCCTTTTACCTTTGTGTTTTTGGACCGCTCTACGCCCATGCCGGTCACCAATGCTTATGAGACGCCCCACACGCTGGGACTGGATAGGATAGCTGCGGCTATCGGTGCCCACGGGATGGCCGGCGGATCGGCAGTATTGAGCATTGATCTGGGGACTTGCATCACGTATGACTTTATCGATCAATCACGTTGCTACCAAGGAGGAGCGATCTCTCCAGGAGTGCAGATGCGTTTTACGGCCATGCACACACAGACGGCACGATTGCCACTGTTGGAACATGTCCCGACGGATGGATTTCCAGCCCTTACGGGAAATAACACACTGGAAGGCATGAAAAGCGGCGTTTATCACGGTGTGTATTTCGAAATGGAAGGGATCATTTCCCAGTATCGAAGGCATTACCAACATTTAAAGGTGTTTATTTGCGGTGGTGATGCGAAATTCTTTGAAAGCTTAACAAAAGACTACATATTTGTAATCCCCAATTTGGTCCTACACGGATTGAATAGAATTTTAAATTACAATGTCAATACAAACTAGACTGCAACTACTTGGCGTATTTAGCGCTATTTTCATATTTACGCAAGCAAAAGGACAGGTTGGTTCTTCCACGTACAGTTCCCTTGGCGTGGGCGATATGAACAATTCAGGCCTTACGCAAAACCAAGCCATGGGAGGACTTGGCATCAGTTATGGCGACGCTTGGTCTGTCAATCAGGTAAACCCTGCCCTGTCCGTGAAGAATAATGTTTTTAACTTTCAGGCAGCTTTTAATTACAAGCGTTATCGGGCATCTACGGAAAGCAGTAATTCTACCTTAGATGGTGGGGGATTGAGCTACGTGACCGTTTCGCTGCCCGTCAAGCCAAGGAAATGGACGATCGGATTAGGTTTGGATCAGTTGAGCACTGTGGACTATGAGCATTTGGTCGAGTCCCCAGTAGTCAATTCCGACTATAATTCCATTAGTCGAATGAGAGGACGCGGAGGGATTAGTGAGGTGTACTTGAACACCGGTTTTGAGCTATTCAAGAATTTCAATGTGGGTGTTCAGGGCTCTTATATTTTTGGATCCACGATCAAGCGCCAGCAGATTACGCTGACCAATGAAGATGGGCCACTGGTCGATGGACAGTCGGAATATTATAACAGGTTGACAATTAACGATTTTTCATTTAAAGGCGGTGTTCATTACGCATTACGCACTGGAGATCGCAGTAGAATGAATTTTGGTGCCATTTATCAGGCTTTTGGTGACCTTAATGGAAAAGTCTTCGCAAAAATGGCCGATATCGGTGAGGCCAGTGATGAGAATTCGGATGGGCAGACTATATTTAATAATGAAAGAGGAAATATTTATCTACCTAATAAGTTAGGTTATGGCGTATCTTTCGAAAAAATTAATAAATTTGTGATTGGGCTTGAGGCTCAGCATCAGGATTTTACGCAATATGAGTCTTTTATAGGAAGAAACGACGATCTCGGATCATCCTTTAAGGTAGGACTGGGAGGCCAGTTTATCCCAGATATTTACTCCATTGAAAGTGTTTTTATGCGGAGTACTTTCCGTGCAGGGCTTGAATTTGAGCAGACACCTTACCTGATAGGAGAGAATAAGGTCAATGATATTGGCATTAATTTTGGAGCGTCGATTCCTATGAACAGCTTGTCTCTGTTAAATTTTGCCGTAAAATTTGGACAGAGAGGTACAACAGACGATGGTTTGGTCAAGGAGGAATATGTGAAGTTTTCCCTTGGATTTTCCATCAACGACAACAGTTGGTTCTACAAAAAAGTATTTGAATAAACAAAATGAGTATGAAAGCTAAAATTGCATTATTTGGGTTATTGTCTTTTGTTTTCGTGGGTTTGGCCCAAGCTCAGGAGGGATGGAATTGGCCTTCTGACGAAAAAATGGAATCAAAAGCAAGGGAGTACAACGCTGCCTACAACGATTACATGAAAGCAGATCAATTTATCCAAGCCACAAAACCACTTCACTGGTTATTGGTAAATGCCCCTGATCTAAATGAAGCCATTTATATCAATGGTGTTACTGTATATGACGGTGCTTCAAAAGAGACAACAGACGAAGCCCAAAAGAAGATTTACCAAGATTCTGTCATGACGGTTTATAATCTACGCGGCGAAAAATACGACAACACCGCCAGTTGGATTGAAAACCAAGCTTATTATGCTTATAACTACTACAGAGGTGATAAGGACAAAGTGGCCGATGCGGCTGAATATTTTGCCAAGGACATTGAGCTTAATGGAGAAATCAATACCCCTGGGTTAGTTCCTGCGTATTTTGATTTGGTGTACAGAAACTACGCCTATAATCAAGCCTATTCTGATGAAGAAGTGCTTGAAATATACGATGCGCTTTATGCCCGATTGGACAAGGCAGAAGCAGCAGGCGGAGATGTTTCCGGACAAAAGACCACTTTGGACCAGATTCTTGTTAACATGGAAATCATCGATTGTGATTTTATCCAGAACAAGCTGGCACCACAAATGGAAGCAAACCCAAGTGATATTGCATTGGCCAAAAGGGTATTTCAATACTCTGTCCAATATAAATGTACTTCTTCAGAAGCCTTTACCAAAGCCTTGGAAATCGTAGATAACGATAGCCCGACTTTCTCCACTTCCCAGGTAAGAGGTATGCGAGCGATGCAAAGTAAAGAACATGCCAAAGCAGAAGAAATGTTTAACAAAGCATTAGAGCTAGCAGAAAATGATGGCCAACGGGCAGAAGTGTATTATGATCTTGCGAAAGCACAAGCCCAGCAGGGCAAAAAATCAAGTGCCCGCCAGTCTGCACTTAAGGTATTGGACTTTGACTCTTCCAAAACAGCAGACGTGTGGAACTTTATCGGTAGCTTGTACATGGGCTCTTCAGCAGACTGTAGAGGTGGCCAGAGCCGTGTGAAAGACTACTCGGTATTCATTGCTGCTTATGAAGCATTTGCCAAAGCGGGCAACAATTCAGGAATGGCCAACGCCAAAGCGAGATTCCCTTCCAAAGAAGAATTGTTTACTGAAGGTTACCAAGAAGGTCAAACCATCAATACTGGCTGCTGGGTAGGTCAATCCGTGACCCTCAGAACAAGAGATTAATGAAGCCATAAAGTCAATGACTATGGTCAACATTGAAAAGGCGGTTTATGAAACCGCCTTTTTTTTATTCCCCGCTGAGTAATAAGGAATAACTCGATTTTATTGATAAATTTGCTGCATGATTAGGAATCTGGTAATAGTGTTTATCGTGGTGTCGGTGGGATTTTCCTGCAGGGAGAGTGTGGACACGAGCCAGCTGGAGCAGTATAATGGACCAATGCGGATTACCACTGATATGGAAGTGTTCAGGAGTGATTCGGCGACCGTCCGTATCAAACTTACGGCAGGAAAACAATTGGTCTTCAATAATCAGGACATGGAGTTTCCAGAGGGCATTCAGATCCAGTTTTACGATGTGGACGGTAAGCTTACCTCTACGATCAGGGCTGATAAGGCCTATTATGATAATAAGACAAAGCTGTATCGTGGAGAAGGGGATGTAAGGGTTCACAATATCGAAAAAGGAGATAAACTGAATACCGAGGAGTTGTTTTGGAATGAGCGGAAAGAAATTATTTTTACGGAGAAGTTCTTCACCATAGAAAAAGCAGATGAGACACTGATCAAGGGTACAGGCCTAGAGTCAGACCAGTCCTTTAGCAATTATACATTATATAATATAGTAGATAGCCGATTGCCGATACAGGAAGAGGAGCAATAGTATGAGATTAAAAGGAATTATTTTGCTATCACTGTCAGCAGCGCTGGTAATTATAGGTACACACCTGACGATGACACAGGGGATTACCTTTTCTTATCCAGTGTTTATGTTTGCGGTGGCGTTGCTGTTTTGGTACAAGTATTTAAAGACCAAATGGGCGGAGCAAGACGAGCAATCATCTCAAGGTCAAGAGGGTAAGAAAAAGCGCAAATAATGGAATATCAGTACCTTGTTTATGTTTTGGTCACCTTAATGTTTTCAGCCTTGTTTTCTGGTTTGGAGATAGCGTTTGTGTCAGCGAACAAGCTGCACATAGAGCTTCAGAACAAGCAAGGTGATTTCACGGGAAAGGTGTTGGCGGGATTTATGAAAAATCCTGGCCAGTTTATTGGCACCACCCTACTAGGAAATACTGTTTCATTGGTCGTCTATGGTATTTTCATGGCCTACTTGCTGGAACCTGCGATAGCCCATTACTTACAGTATTTGCCGGATGGCTTGCATGGTTTGAACAATCAGGTGACGGTCATGCTTATCCAAACAGTGCTGTCCACCTTGGTCGTTTTGATCACTGCGGAGTTTATTCCCAAGAGCATATTTATGCTCAATCCAAATAACCTGCTGAGCTTTTTTGCCATTCCATTTATGATCATCTATTACACCATGTATCCGATAGTGTGGTTAGTGGTGGGGATGTCCCGTTTTTTTATTACCCGTATTTTGGGATTGGATTATAGCGAAGATCGGCCGGTTTTTAAGATCACGGACCTGAACAGTTTTATCCAGAACAATTTGGAGACAGAAGGCGATGATGCTACCGACATTGACACCAAGATTTTTGACAATGCGGTAGAGTTTAAAAAGGTAAAAGCAAGGGACTGTATGGTTCCCAGGACAGACATCGTGGCCGTGGATGTAGAAGACAGTATTGAGGAGCTGAAGTCCACGTTTATGGAAAGTGGGCATTCGAAGATCATTGTTTATAAAGAAAATATCGATGATGTGATCGGTTATTGTCATCACTTGGAGCTTTTTAAGAAGCCCAAGGAAATTGGAGATATCCTTACCCCTATCATCATTGTGCCGGAGACTGCATTGGTGAACGAGCTCTTGGTGCAATTTATTTCTGAGCGAAAAAGTCTGGCCCTGGTAGTGGATGAATTTGGTGGGACCAGTGGTATCGTCAGTATGGAAGACATCATCGAAGAGATTTTTGGCGAGATCGAAGACGAATATGATAATGATGACCTGATCGAGCAGGAGCTTTCGGACAACGAATATCTGCTCAGTGCCCGCCATGAGATCGATTACCTTAATGAAAAGTACGATTGGAATTTGCCGGAGGGGGATTTTGACACTTTATCCGGTTTTATCCTGTACATCACAGAAAATATCCCAAAAAAAGGAGAGTCTGCCGTGTATGGACCATTTACTTTTACGGTGGTTTCCAAGCAGGAGCACCGGATTGATACAGTGAAACTTAAAATAAATACATAAGTGAGGTGAGGAAGTGATTATTGGGGGCGATAATATTTTGAATTTACCGCCAGATGTAATTATTTTGCGACACTTCAAAAACTAGAAGAATGGCTTTAATAAAAGAAATTAGACAGAGAACAGGTCTTGCAATCGGTGTGATTGCGGTAGGGTTGATACTTTTCCTGGTAGGAGGAGATTTATTGGGTCCCAATTCAATGCTCTTAGGAGGTAGGGATACCGTGGTAGGAGAAATCAATGGGGAAGAAATTTCCTATGAAGAATACATTGCGCAGGTGGAGCAGTTTAAGCAAAACTATGTGCAAAACTCTGGGCGAAACCCAACAGAGAATGAGATGTACAGTGTGCGTGAGCAAGCATGGCAAGCCATGGTGGTGAAGCGTGTCTTTTCAGAGCAGTATGAGGAATTGGGCATGACCATTTCCGATGCTGAATTGGTAGATATGGTGCAAGGCAAAAACATTGTCGCCGAGCTTCGCCAGCAACTTACCAATCCAGAGACCGGGCAATTTGATCGGCAACAGTTGATTTCTTTCTTGCAATCACTGGAATCTGCCCCTCCCCAGCAGCGCGCTTTTTGGGCTCAGCAGGAGCAGACCTTCGCTGATTCCAGGTTGCGGATCAAATATGACAACTTGCTTTCATCATCTTCATATGCTACCAAGGAGCAAGGTGCCATGCAATATAAGATGCAAAACAGCATTGCCGATGTAGAGCACCTGTTTGTTCCTTATTATGCGATTTCAGATTCTGCTGTGAACATTACAGATGCTGACCTAGAATCATATCTTTCTGAGAACAGAGAGGAATTTGAAGCGCAGAATACCAGGGACCTTTCCTATGTGACTTTTAATCTTTATCCAAGCGGAGCCGATTCTGCTGCAGTGATCGATGAGATCAGCCAGTTGACAGAAGAGCTTCGTGCTGCTGATAACGATTCTGTTTTTGTACTGAGAAATTCAGAAATCTCCAACCCATACAGAACCTTCCTTCCTGGACAGACCCTTCCGGCTGATTTTACGTCAAATGTGGAAAACCCTGAAGTAGGTGCAGTTTACGGGCCATTCATTACCAATAGGAGTTCGTACGTGACGTACAAGGTATCCGAGCAATATGAAGGCACTCCGCGAATGAGGGCCAGCCATATCCTATTCAGCACCCAGGGAATGGACGATGCTGGAAAAGCGGCGGCGAAGACCCAAGCGGAGACGGTTTTGGCGCAACTTGAAGAAGGAGGAAATTTCTTTGCAGCGGCACAGCAATACGGACAGGATGGTACTGCCCAGCGTGGAGGTGATCTTGGATGGTTTGCAAAGGAAGACTTTGTGGAGCCTTTTGCTGACGCGGTATTTTCAAGAAATGAGACAGGTCTTATCGGAAAATTGATCGAAACGGAATATGGGTTCCATATCATTAATGTTACCGCGCTTCCTGAAAATGAAGTGGTGAAAATTGCAGTCCTTGAAAAAGAACTGGTGCCAAGTGATGCGACTAGAAACGAGGTCTTCAGAAATGCAGACATGTTTGCCGCCAGTACTGGCAACGCCGATCAATTTGAAACCAATGCAAAAGAAGAAGGCTATCGTGTCATGGATGCAAGTGGACTTGCCACTAACGCGAGGTCTATCAATAACCTTACAGGAGCCAGGGAAGTGGTTAGATGGGCATTTAACGATGCTTCTATTGGAGCCGTGTCCCAGGTGTTTGAACTGGAGAATGCCTATGTGGTAGCCCTGCTCAAGGGCAAAACAGAGGAAGGTGATGTGGAACTAAAACAAGTAAGGGGTGTCGTAAGAGACCAAGTCCTTCGTGAGAAGAAATTTGAAATGATAGCAGAGAAGCTTTCCGGTAAAGGGTCTCTCCAAGATATGAAAGCGGTATTCCCCAATGAAGCATCTATTGGCACTGCACCAAGTTTGAAATTGAGCGAAAACACCATTCCAGGTATTGGCTACGCCCCTAAAGCAGTAGGAGCAGTA
It encodes:
- a CDS encoding tetratricopeptide repeat protein, with protein sequence MKAKIALFGLLSFVFVGLAQAQEGWNWPSDEKMESKAREYNAAYNDYMKADQFIQATKPLHWLLVNAPDLNEAIYINGVTVYDGASKETTDEAQKKIYQDSVMTVYNLRGEKYDNTASWIENQAYYAYNYYRGDKDKVADAAEYFAKDIELNGEINTPGLVPAYFDLVYRNYAYNQAYSDEEVLEIYDALYARLDKAEAAGGDVSGQKTTLDQILVNMEIIDCDFIQNKLAPQMEANPSDIALAKRVFQYSVQYKCTSSEAFTKALEIVDNDSPTFSTSQVRGMRAMQSKEHAKAEEMFNKALELAENDGQRAEVYYDLAKAQAQQGKKSSARQSALKVLDFDSSKTADVWNFIGSLYMGSSADCRGGQSRVKDYSVFIAAYEAFAKAGNNSGMANAKARFPSKEELFTEGYQEGQTINTGCWVGQSVTLRTRD
- a CDS encoding sodium:proton antiporter; this encodes MKNIIIAFGIIWGAMFYTGSASLMAQNSHQETEVSAHQEGHEDQNDHQSDTGHAGAHAEGEAEHAHAPVWLVIPFVVLLLMIATGPLFYEHFWHHNYPKVAIILAALVVLYYIFAMHNTHAPVHALAEYLQFIALLASLYIASGGIMISIDKKSTPLANVTLLIVGSIIANLIGTTGASMLLIRPFIRLNKNNIRAYHIVFFIFMVSNVGGSLTPIGDPPLFLGFLKGVPFFWTMEHNWPAWVIALIILSVAFFFIDKKLGRAANDEEIEDTEAYTNKISLIGSKNFLWLLVVIISVFLDPNVLDWVPAIVYDGTKFSFIREIIMFSVAFFSFKFADKRAIKGNEFNFEPIREVAFIFIGIFGTMMPALELVGNFAKSPAGAELITHNSLYWGTGLLSGFLDNAPTYLNFLAAAMASRGASIGDVEMVRKFAMDGYHDSAFQLMAISIASVFFGAMTYIGNGPNFMVKSIAEQSGIKMPSFFGYIIRFSIPILLPVLIITWLIFFAFV
- the lptC gene encoding LPS export ABC transporter periplasmic protein LptC yields the protein MIRNLVIVFIVVSVGFSCRESVDTSQLEQYNGPMRITTDMEVFRSDSATVRIKLTAGKQLVFNNQDMEFPEGIQIQFYDVDGKLTSTIRADKAYYDNKTKLYRGEGDVRVHNIEKGDKLNTEELFWNERKEIIFTEKFFTIEKADETLIKGTGLESDQSFSNYTLYNIVDSRLPIQEEEQ
- a CDS encoding Glu/Leu/Phe/Val dehydrogenase dimerization domain-containing protein; the protein is MDKLLKRFEDKKPEIVFEWSDSKSEAEGWVVINSLRNGAAGGGTRMRAGLDRREVESLAKTMEIKFTVSGPPIGGAKSGINFDPNDPRKEEVLRRWFEAVIPLLKNYYGTGGDLYVDEIHEVIPITESYGLWHPQEGIVNGYFHATEPQKIRKIGRLRQGVSKVLEDPHYTPDGKKKYTVSDMITGFGVAEAVKHYYTLWGGTLKGKRAIIQGWGNVASSAACFLAVEGVKIVGIIDQAGGLINTDGFTLDEVRKLFLDRKGNKLVADKLIPFKAMDQIVWDLEHEIFIPAAASRLVTQAQLDRLIKGGLEVISCGANVPFADEEIFFGPIALSADERIGLIPDFIANCGMARTFAYLMEDHSQVTDQAIFEDVRQTIFKAMKKTADEHPSKTGIAEKSFEIALRQLV
- a CDS encoding hemolysin family protein, producing the protein MEYQYLVYVLVTLMFSALFSGLEIAFVSANKLHIELQNKQGDFTGKVLAGFMKNPGQFIGTTLLGNTVSLVVYGIFMAYLLEPAIAHYLQYLPDGLHGLNNQVTVMLIQTVLSTLVVLITAEFIPKSIFMLNPNNLLSFFAIPFMIIYYTMYPIVWLVVGMSRFFITRILGLDYSEDRPVFKITDLNSFIQNNLETEGDDATDIDTKIFDNAVEFKKVKARDCMVPRTDIVAVDVEDSIEELKSTFMESGHSKIIVYKENIDDVIGYCHHLELFKKPKEIGDILTPIIIVPETALVNELLVQFISERKSLALVVDEFGGTSGIVSMEDIIEEIFGEIEDEYDNDDLIEQELSDNEYLLSARHEIDYLNEKYDWNLPEGDFDTLSGFILYITENIPKKGESAVYGPFTFTVVSKQEHRIDTVKLKINT
- a CDS encoding type III pantothenate kinase encodes the protein MVIDIGNTRIKSALFHGEELVEDCVEEYLDELLLRISSWEFDHAMVSSVRWSRKELEVLLPFTFVFLDRSTPMPVTNAYETPHTLGLDRIAAAIGAHGMAGGSAVLSIDLGTCITYDFIDQSRCYQGGAISPGVQMRFTAMHTQTARLPLLEHVPTDGFPALTGNNTLEGMKSGVYHGVYFEMEGIISQYRRHYQHLKVFICGGDAKFFESLTKDYIFVIPNLVLHGLNRILNYNVNTN
- a CDS encoding anhydro-N-acetylmuramic acid kinase, encoding MKSSDTYEAIGLMSGTSGDGLDIAHCCFQQNDKWEFTIVEAETVAFPAALAKKLSQSHLLSGEQLSLLDVDFGAWMGKQVKAFCHKHQLRPAVVCSHGHTVFHQPSLGMTKQIGLGWSLREKAGFPVINDFRSLDVALGGQGAPLAPAGDHFLFPDYEGCLNLGGISNISMMHQGQRLAFDVSPFNLLLNEVAAKKGLPYDDQGNLAAAGKVNTAFLAQLNAIDFYTHQGAKSLGREEMEGIFLPLLKQQNDTEEDLLATLVAHYTEQIAKVVQQLFPPHKGKLLVSGGGAYNAFFIGQLQKRLGNHIEVVVPDRSIVEFKEALIFAFLGVLKLNNEVNTFASVTGASRDSCGGVHYP